One window of Burkholderia cepacia GG4 genomic DNA carries:
- the tssF gene encoding type VI secretion system baseplate subunit TssF: protein MDTRLLDYYNRELAYLRELGGEFAQQFPKVAARLRLHESGPPDPYVERLLEGFSFLTARVQLKMDAEFPRFTQALLDAVYPGYLAPLPSMAIVRFAPMLNEGSLAQGWRLPAGTALRARPAASEQTACEFRTAHDLTLWPLELTEATVTGAPSWLPRGVVPARQDVRGALRIRLKARGGAKLSQLPLERLTFHLAGPERDALHLLELIAAHALGVVCHDPGQAPRWLHTLDADAIVHEGFDPAQAILPDEGRSFHGYRLLREYFAFPARFLFFSISGLRAALTRATGDECELTVLFDRADAALEAAVDARHLALNCTPAVNLFARRGDRIPLQPGAREHHVVVDRSRPLDHEVYAVQRLASVQRDDGQSREFRPFHASFARDDGNYGAYYTVRREPRLVSAQARANGTRTGYVGSETYVSLVDSQCAPYDETMRYLSVDTLCTNRDLVLLQPPGDANTFTLRISAPVERIVAIRGPSRPRPPIADTQSAWRLIRHLGLARQTMTDLDDDEGAHALRELLGLHADPADAAMRRQIDGVRRVAFSPVFRRLPALGPLMFGRGVQVDVTVDDHAFSGDSPFLLGAVLEQFFARHVSINAFAECVLTSTQRGTLAHWPARIGRRPAI from the coding sequence ATGGATACGCGCCTGCTCGACTACTACAACCGCGAACTCGCGTATCTGCGCGAGCTCGGCGGCGAATTCGCGCAGCAGTTCCCGAAGGTCGCCGCGCGGCTGCGGCTGCACGAATCGGGGCCACCCGATCCGTACGTCGAACGGCTGCTCGAAGGCTTCAGCTTCCTCACCGCGCGCGTGCAGCTGAAGATGGATGCCGAGTTTCCGCGCTTCACGCAGGCGCTGCTCGATGCCGTGTATCCGGGCTATCTCGCGCCGTTGCCGTCGATGGCGATCGTGCGGTTCGCGCCGATGCTGAACGAGGGCAGCCTCGCACAGGGCTGGCGGCTGCCGGCTGGCACCGCGTTGCGCGCGCGGCCGGCCGCGTCCGAGCAGACCGCGTGCGAATTCCGCACCGCGCACGACCTGACGCTGTGGCCGCTCGAACTGACCGAGGCGACCGTCACCGGTGCGCCGTCGTGGCTGCCGCGCGGGGTCGTGCCGGCGCGCCAGGACGTGCGCGGGGCGCTGCGCATCCGGCTGAAGGCACGCGGCGGTGCCAAACTCTCGCAACTGCCGCTCGAGCGCCTGACCTTTCATCTCGCGGGCCCCGAGCGCGACGCGCTGCACCTGCTCGAACTGATCGCCGCGCATGCGCTCGGCGTCGTGTGCCACGATCCGGGGCAGGCGCCGCGCTGGCTGCACACGCTCGACGCCGACGCAATCGTCCACGAGGGTTTCGATCCGGCGCAGGCGATCCTGCCCGATGAGGGGCGCAGCTTCCACGGCTACCGGCTACTGCGCGAGTATTTCGCGTTTCCGGCACGCTTCCTGTTCTTCAGCATCAGCGGGCTGCGCGCCGCGCTCACGCGCGCCACCGGCGACGAGTGCGAGCTGACCGTGCTGTTCGACCGCGCCGACGCGGCGCTCGAAGCGGCCGTCGATGCGCGGCATCTGGCACTGAACTGCACGCCGGCCGTGAACCTGTTCGCCCGCCGCGGCGACCGCATTCCGTTGCAGCCGGGCGCGCGCGAGCATCATGTCGTCGTCGACCGCAGCCGGCCGCTCGACCATGAGGTCTATGCCGTGCAGCGGCTCGCGAGCGTGCAGCGCGACGACGGCCAGTCGCGCGAATTCCGGCCGTTTCACGCATCGTTCGCGCGCGACGACGGCAACTATGGTGCGTACTACACGGTGCGGCGCGAGCCCCGGCTGGTGTCCGCACAGGCACGCGCGAACGGCACGCGCACTGGCTACGTCGGCAGCGAAACCTACGTGTCGCTGGTCGACAGCCAGTGCGCGCCGTACGACGAGACGATGCGCTACCTGTCCGTCGACACGCTGTGTACCAACCGCGATCTCGTGCTGCTGCAGCCGCCGGGCGACGCGAACACATTCACGCTGCGCATCTCGGCGCCCGTCGAGCGCATCGTCGCGATTCGTGGCCCGTCGCGGCCGCGTCCGCCGATCGCCGATACGCAGTCGGCCTGGCGGCTGATCCGCCATCTCGGGCTGGCCCGCCAGACGATGACCGATCTCGACGACGACGAAGGCGCGCATGCGCTGCGCGAACTGCTCGGCCTGCATGCCGATCCGGCCGATGCTGCGATGCGCCGGCAGATCGACGGCGTGCGGCGCGTCGCATTCTCGCCCGTGTTCCGGCGGCTGCCGGCGCTCGGGCCGCTGATGTTCGGACGCGGCGTGCAGGTCGACGTGACCGTGGACGACCATGCGTTCTCCGGCGACAGCCCGTTCCTGCTCGGCGCGGTGCTCGAACAGTTCTTCGCGCGTCACGTCTCGATCAACGCGTTCGCCGAATGCGTGCTGACCAGCACGCAGCGCGGCACGCTCGCGCACTGGCCGGCGCGTATCGGCAGGCGGCCCGCGATATGA
- the tssC gene encoding type VI secretion system contractile sheath large subunit, with the protein MNDPAQSRADARDAALPAAAHGEFAALLQKEFKPKTAEARESVERAVRTLAQQALEHTVGMTTDAYGSVKQIIAEIDRKLSEQINQILHHDDFQTLEGAWRGLHYLVTHTETDELLKIKALPASRHEVARMLKRYKGVAWDQSPLFRKIYEEEYGQFGGEPFGCLVGDFYFNHSPPDVEMLGELSKIAAAAHAPFIAGASPELMQMDSWQELSNPRDLTKIFQNTEYAAWRSLRQSEDSRYVGLAMPRFLARLPYGARTNPVDEFDFEEDTDAANHDRYTWANSAYAMAANINRSFKQYGWCSSIRGVESGGAVEGLPSHTFPTDDGGVDQKCPTEIAISDRREAELAKNGFMPFVHRKNSDFAAFIGAQSLYQPAEYHDPDATANARLSGRLPYLFACCRFAHYLKCIVRDKIGSFRERDDMERWLNDWIMNYVDGDPVNSSQETKARKPLAAAQVVVDEVEDNPGYYTSKFFLRPHYQLEGLTVSLRLISRLPSAKAANE; encoded by the coding sequence ATGAATGACCCCGCCCAGTCCCGCGCCGACGCACGCGACGCCGCGCTGCCGGCCGCCGCGCACGGCGAGTTCGCCGCGCTGCTGCAGAAGGAGTTCAAGCCGAAGACCGCCGAGGCGCGCGAGTCGGTCGAGCGCGCGGTGCGCACGCTCGCGCAGCAGGCGCTCGAACATACGGTCGGCATGACGACCGACGCATACGGCAGCGTGAAGCAGATCATCGCGGAGATCGACCGCAAGCTGTCCGAGCAGATCAACCAGATCCTGCATCACGACGACTTCCAGACGCTCGAAGGCGCATGGCGCGGCCTGCATTACCTTGTCACGCACACCGAGACCGACGAGCTGCTGAAGATCAAGGCGTTGCCGGCGTCGCGCCACGAGGTCGCGCGGATGCTCAAGCGCTACAAGGGCGTCGCGTGGGATCAGAGCCCGCTGTTCCGCAAGATCTACGAGGAGGAGTACGGGCAGTTCGGCGGCGAGCCGTTCGGCTGCCTCGTCGGCGACTTCTACTTCAATCACAGCCCGCCGGACGTCGAGATGCTCGGCGAGCTGTCGAAGATCGCGGCGGCTGCGCACGCGCCGTTCATTGCGGGCGCGTCGCCGGAGCTGATGCAGATGGATTCGTGGCAGGAGCTGTCGAATCCGCGCGACCTCACGAAGATCTTCCAGAACACCGAATACGCGGCGTGGCGCAGCCTGCGGCAGTCGGAGGATTCGCGCTACGTCGGCCTCGCGATGCCGCGTTTTCTCGCGCGGCTGCCGTACGGCGCGCGCACCAATCCGGTCGACGAATTCGACTTCGAGGAAGACACCGACGCCGCGAATCACGACCGCTACACGTGGGCGAATTCCGCTTACGCGATGGCCGCCAACATCAACCGCTCGTTCAAGCAGTACGGCTGGTGCTCGTCGATCCGCGGCGTCGAGTCGGGCGGAGCGGTCGAAGGGCTGCCGAGTCACACGTTCCCGACCGACGACGGCGGCGTCGACCAGAAATGCCCGACCGAGATCGCGATCAGCGACCGCCGCGAGGCCGAGCTCGCGAAAAACGGCTTCATGCCGTTCGTGCACCGGAAGAACTCGGACTTCGCGGCGTTCATCGGTGCGCAGTCGCTGTACCAGCCGGCCGAGTATCACGACCCCGACGCGACCGCGAACGCGCGGCTGTCCGGCCGCCTGCCTTACCTGTTCGCGTGCTGTCGGTTCGCGCACTACCTGAAATGCATCGTGCGCGACAAGATCGGCTCGTTCCGCGAGCGCGACGACATGGAGCGCTGGCTGAACGACTGGATCATGAACTACGTCGACGGTGACCCCGTGAACTCGTCGCAGGAAACCAAGGCGCGCAAGCCGCTGGCGGCTGCCCAGGTGGTGGTCGACGAGGTCGAGGACAACCCCGGCTACTACACGTCGAAATTCTTCCTGAGGCCGCACTACCAGCTCGAAGGGCTCACCGTATCGCTGCGGCTCATCTCGCGGCTGCCGTCCGCGAAGGCGGCGAACGAGTGA
- the tagF gene encoding type VI secretion system-associated protein TagF, whose amino-acid sequence MPSEAMSRIPLRARADGDAPAWYGKIPGAGDFVNSRLPHALVLWWERWLQQGMAAMRQRGADEIARHYTVAPVWNFLIPAGAGASCVQPGCLAPSCDRVGRYYPVIATLPMPAADYWNGLPDAADPFYWQIGHALLDAIRHARAPVDLEQTLDRVRLAPGAEPPAEVVDGRPATLPERPALAAWPGLSGYFDPHGGTSFWWTNRADGSPLRTHAHTGTPDNALFLTLFGGG is encoded by the coding sequence ATGCCCTCCGAAGCAATGAGTCGCATCCCGCTGCGCGCGCGCGCCGATGGCGACGCCCCGGCCTGGTACGGGAAGATTCCCGGCGCCGGCGACTTCGTGAACAGCCGGCTGCCGCATGCGCTCGTACTTTGGTGGGAACGCTGGCTCCAGCAGGGGATGGCCGCGATGCGCCAGCGCGGCGCGGACGAGATCGCGCGCCACTACACCGTCGCGCCGGTCTGGAATTTCCTGATCCCGGCGGGCGCCGGTGCGTCGTGCGTGCAGCCGGGCTGTCTCGCGCCGAGCTGCGACCGCGTCGGGCGTTATTACCCGGTGATCGCCACGCTGCCGATGCCGGCGGCCGATTACTGGAACGGGCTGCCGGACGCCGCGGACCCGTTCTACTGGCAGATCGGCCATGCGCTGCTCGATGCGATCCGGCATGCGCGCGCGCCGGTCGATCTCGAGCAGACGCTCGACCGCGTGCGGCTCGCGCCGGGCGCCGAGCCGCCGGCGGAGGTCGTCGACGGAAGGCCGGCGACGCTGCCGGAGCGGCCGGCGCTCGCGGCGTGGCCCGGGCTGTCCGGCTATTTCGATCCGCACGGCGGGACAAGCTTCTGGTGGACCAATCGTGCCGACGGATCGCCGCTGCGCACCCATGCGCATACGGGCACACCCGACAACGCGCTGTTCCTGACGCTGTTCGGCGGCGGCTAG
- the tssA gene encoding type VI secretion system protein TssA, whose protein sequence is MHSNDVSQAALAAAALSSPSPGLPVASPRADLIGRLLADVAPGTPCGANLEYDADFLQLQERATPRAEQQYGDTVIPAETPDWRAVERLALALTERTKDLRVVAYLARSWTEQHGIPGYADALAVVAGLLERGWDDLHPRLDADGEPDPTRRMNALADVAGAHECARAARRQPLFDGGPSVRDAERALDGRDEAGGPAAGSRDGLVAALSSARDDGRVPIEAVRAALHALDAIRAHVTDRLGSEWAPDASDTEKALQRIVCEVPVPEPAPAAQPAPPDGSIPATPAASGAAQAVPAPAVVPNGHAWRDAEVTSRDDVRLGLDKMCRYFELHEPSHPAPLLLRRAQRLLALDFYEIIRDLAPESLAKLDLLSGERSE, encoded by the coding sequence ATGCATTCGAATGACGTCAGCCAGGCGGCGCTGGCCGCCGCCGCGTTGTCCTCGCCGTCACCCGGCCTGCCGGTGGCGTCGCCGCGCGCCGACCTGATCGGCCGGCTGCTCGCGGACGTCGCGCCCGGCACGCCGTGCGGCGCGAACCTCGAATACGACGCCGACTTCCTGCAGCTTCAGGAGCGGGCGACGCCGCGCGCCGAGCAGCAGTACGGCGACACCGTGATCCCGGCCGAAACACCCGACTGGCGCGCGGTCGAGCGCCTCGCGCTCGCGCTGACCGAGCGTACGAAGGACCTGCGCGTCGTCGCGTATCTCGCGCGCAGCTGGACCGAACAGCACGGCATTCCCGGCTACGCGGACGCGCTCGCGGTCGTCGCGGGCCTGCTCGAGCGCGGCTGGGACGACCTTCATCCTCGCCTCGACGCCGACGGCGAGCCGGACCCGACACGGCGGATGAACGCGCTCGCCGATGTCGCCGGTGCGCACGAGTGTGCGCGTGCGGCACGGCGCCAGCCGCTGTTCGATGGCGGCCCGAGCGTGCGCGATGCCGAACGCGCGCTCGACGGCCGCGACGAAGCGGGTGGCCCGGCAGCAGGCAGCCGCGACGGCCTGGTCGCGGCACTGTCGAGTGCGCGTGACGACGGCCGCGTGCCGATCGAGGCGGTGCGCGCCGCGCTGCACGCGCTGGACGCGATCCGTGCGCACGTGACGGACCGGCTCGGCAGCGAATGGGCGCCCGATGCGAGCGACACGGAGAAAGCGTTGCAACGCATCGTGTGCGAAGTGCCGGTTCCGGAGCCCGCACCGGCGGCGCAGCCGGCCCCACCGGACGGTTCGATTCCGGCAACGCCGGCTGCGTCCGGCGCCGCGCAAGCCGTCCCTGCGCCGGCCGTTGTGCCGAACGGGCACGCATGGCGCGATGCTGAGGTCACGAGCCGCGACGACGTGCGGCTCGGCCTCGACAAGATGTGCCGGTATTTCGAACTACACGAGCCGAGTCATCCGGCGCCGCTGCTGTTGCGGCGCGCGCAGCGGCTGCTCGCGCTCGACTTCTACGAAATCATCCGGGATCTCGCCCCGGAGAGCCTGGCGAAGCTGGACCTGCTGAGCGGCGAGCGAAGCGAATGA
- the tssG gene encoding type VI secretion system baseplate subunit TssG has protein sequence MTHGTPSGAQPATETARRDAWWARLRAAPHGYDLFQALRWLDALSPGRAPLGHAARPRDEPVRLGQQPSLAFAASMLARVSDDDGGAARPRIAIHGFGLFGPNGPLPTHLTEYAHERAAQHDDPTFAAFADLFHHRLILLFYRAWADAQPTVSLDRPERARFDGYVASLIGRAAHGDKPAAQAGADTLAPHARYFHAGHLVRHTRNPEGLVQILRRHFGVEARIVEHVPQWVAIERSQRCTIRATRPTLRVGAVALGVAVRDAQSHFRIVLGPLSLDAYRRFLPGGPHARQLAQWVREYVGIEFDWDVRLELAADAVPAIALGAPQGLGRTAWLGQRLEAGPARDLVVRYDARRGGPPGSGAALHRKTA, from the coding sequence ATGACGCACGGTACGCCGTCCGGCGCTCAGCCGGCTACCGAAACCGCACGCCGCGATGCGTGGTGGGCGCGGCTGCGTGCCGCACCGCACGGCTACGACCTGTTTCAGGCTTTGCGCTGGCTCGACGCGCTGTCACCGGGCCGCGCACCGCTCGGCCATGCCGCGCGTCCGCGCGACGAACCCGTGCGGCTCGGGCAGCAGCCGTCGCTCGCGTTCGCGGCGTCGATGCTGGCCCGTGTATCCGACGATGACGGTGGCGCTGCGCGGCCGCGCATCGCGATCCACGGTTTCGGGTTGTTCGGGCCGAACGGGCCGCTGCCGACTCACTTGACCGAATACGCACACGAGCGCGCGGCGCAGCACGACGACCCGACCTTCGCCGCGTTCGCGGACCTGTTCCACCACCGGCTGATCCTGCTGTTCTACCGTGCATGGGCCGACGCACAGCCGACCGTGAGCCTCGATCGCCCGGAACGCGCGCGGTTCGACGGCTATGTCGCGAGCCTGATCGGTCGGGCGGCACACGGCGACAAGCCCGCCGCGCAAGCCGGCGCCGACACGCTCGCGCCGCATGCGCGCTATTTCCACGCGGGCCATCTCGTGCGGCATACGCGCAACCCGGAAGGGCTCGTGCAGATCCTGCGCCGGCATTTCGGTGTCGAGGCCCGCATCGTCGAGCACGTGCCGCAGTGGGTCGCGATCGAACGGTCGCAGCGCTGCACGATCCGCGCGACGCGGCCGACCTTGCGCGTCGGCGCCGTCGCGCTCGGCGTCGCGGTGCGCGATGCGCAGTCGCACTTCCGGATCGTGCTCGGCCCGCTATCGCTCGACGCGTACCGCCGCTTCCTGCCGGGCGGTCCGCATGCCCGGCAGCTTGCGCAATGGGTGCGCGAATACGTCGGCATCGAGTTCGACTGGGACGTACGGCTTGAACTGGCGGCCGACGCGGTGCCGGCGATCGCGCTTGGCGCGCCGCAGGGCCTCGGCCGCACCGCGTGGCTCGGGCAGCGGCTCGAAGCGGGGCCCGCACGCGATCTCGTCGTCCGTTACGACGCGCGCCGTGGCGGTCCGCCGGGTAGCGGCGCCGCCCTTCATCGCAAAACCGCCTAA
- a CDS encoding serine/threonine-protein kinase, with product MKDPLSRDNEHDTATRGDPPEFTVRPLPLGHRLGELQLDEVLGIGGFGIVYRAFDRTLRRAVAIKEYMPSMLATRGGDYTVSLRSERFAQAFDAGRGAFLNEARLLAQFDHPGLVKVLHFWESHGTAYMVMPFYEGRTLKQLLDGGTRMSETQLRNIVGALLGALDTLHRAQCFHRDVALDNVLIRPNGSAILLDFGAARKRIGDLVDDGAMMIKPGYAPIEQYTDDPAFSQGPWTDLYALGAVMHALITGELPPAAVVRSIQDTYRPLASREWPAGEVYSPAFLAAIDHALQLRIPDRPESVAAFAAELGLREVERTGGGYGSVVAAPATEAGGGGEGKADAGASAAASVGAGGTASGEATPDVRSSEPERPESRSSPPDTLSASSAVSGDGPEVSASTASKAAVGGAAIAGAGAAASSGASASHASPPSAKTGRSDGLEGDVDRAKDASQDEPSASKTEADDDATIRSASAGADIGQRGATGIGNLTGTAGPIAGAGAGAGAGGTSTSTSSPGASPSARTPRRPSLITAGNRRTQTYVGGALAALIVIGIATTYLSRPARVAGESETGASQPQAGMASSASAPEATLAQHGPTPIVVPPSSLPAGSSAQVPPPSLAAAPASAPAVEATVTAPQVATTATDVAGATSSQAGSSSAIAPAGSLDASERVVNVPPSEAAASPSTTHTPVPAPPSPSDADMAVAAVNAPAAEQRPPKQETVQVRFNVRPWGDVYVNGARRGASPPLRSVSLTPGVYQIEIRNGSLPPLHRTVAIDFGSKPVSIDYAFE from the coding sequence ATGAAGGACCCTTTATCGAGAGACAACGAGCACGACACGGCGACCCGTGGCGACCCGCCCGAATTCACGGTGCGGCCGCTGCCGCTCGGTCATCGCCTGGGCGAGCTGCAGCTCGACGAGGTGCTGGGGATCGGCGGTTTCGGCATCGTCTATCGCGCGTTCGACCGCACGTTGCGGCGCGCGGTCGCGATCAAGGAATACATGCCGTCGATGCTCGCGACGCGCGGCGGCGACTACACGGTGTCGCTGCGCTCCGAGCGGTTCGCGCAGGCGTTCGACGCGGGACGCGGCGCGTTCCTCAACGAGGCGCGCCTGCTCGCGCAATTCGATCATCCGGGGCTCGTCAAGGTGCTGCATTTCTGGGAGAGCCACGGCACCGCGTACATGGTGATGCCGTTCTACGAAGGGCGCACGCTCAAGCAACTGCTCGACGGCGGTACGCGGATGAGCGAGACGCAATTGCGCAACATCGTCGGCGCGCTGCTCGGCGCGCTCGATACGCTGCATCGCGCGCAGTGCTTCCATCGCGACGTCGCGCTCGACAACGTGCTGATCCGCCCGAACGGCAGCGCGATCCTGCTCGACTTCGGCGCGGCGCGCAAACGGATCGGCGATCTCGTCGACGACGGCGCGATGATGATCAAGCCCGGCTACGCACCGATCGAGCAGTACACCGACGACCCCGCGTTCAGCCAGGGGCCGTGGACGGATCTCTATGCGCTCGGCGCGGTGATGCACGCGTTGATCACGGGCGAATTGCCGCCGGCGGCCGTCGTGCGCAGCATCCAGGACACGTACCGGCCGCTTGCGTCGCGCGAGTGGCCGGCCGGTGAGGTGTACAGCCCGGCGTTCCTGGCGGCAATCGATCACGCGCTGCAGTTGCGGATCCCGGATCGGCCGGAGTCGGTCGCGGCGTTCGCGGCGGAACTCGGGTTGCGGGAGGTCGAGCGGACGGGGGGCGGGTATGGCTCGGTCGTCGCGGCGCCGGCGACCGAGGCGGGGGGCGGTGGGGAAGGGAAGGCGGATGCTGGTGCTTCTGCTGCGGCGTCGGTCGGTGCAGGCGGGACGGCGTCCGGCGAGGCAACACCGGATGTGCGGTCGTCGGAGCCTGAACGGCCGGAAAGCCGGTCGAGCCCACCGGATACGCTGTCCGCCTCATCCGCGGTGTCTGGCGACGGGCCCGAAGTCAGCGCGTCTACGGCGTCGAAGGCGGCGGTGGGAGGTGCCGCGATCGCGGGCGCTGGAGCGGCGGCGTCATCCGGGGCGTCTGCGTCGCACGCGTCGCCGCCATCCGCGAAAACCGGCCGGTCCGATGGACTCGAAGGTGATGTGGATCGCGCCAAGGACGCGTCGCAGGATGAGCCGTCAGCGTCGAAGACCGAAGCGGATGACGATGCCACCATCCGATCGGCAAGCGCTGGGGCCGACATCGGACAGCGGGGCGCGACGGGTATCGGGAACCTGACCGGAACGGCAGGGCCGATTGCTGGTGCTGGTGCTGGTGCTGGTGCTGGTGGTACCTCCACGTCGACGTCCTCGCCGGGCGCATCACCTTCGGCCCGCACCCCGCGCCGCCCGTCGTTGATCACGGCGGGCAACCGGCGCACGCAGACCTACGTGGGTGGCGCACTGGCTGCGTTGATCGTTATCGGCATTGCCACGACCTATCTGTCGCGACCCGCGCGAGTCGCCGGCGAATCGGAAACCGGCGCAAGCCAGCCGCAGGCCGGCATGGCGTCCTCGGCCAGCGCACCGGAGGCTACGCTCGCGCAGCATGGCCCGACGCCGATCGTCGTGCCGCCGTCGAGCCTGCCGGCCGGATCGTCCGCGCAGGTGCCGCCGCCATCGCTGGCCGCCGCGCCAGCCAGCGCGCCCGCCGTCGAGGCCACCGTCACCGCGCCGCAGGTCGCGACGACCGCCACGGACGTTGCAGGCGCCACGTCGTCGCAAGCCGGCTCGAGCTCGGCCATCGCGCCGGCCGGCAGCCTCGACGCGTCGGAGCGCGTCGTCAACGTGCCGCCGTCAGAGGCCGCTGCATCGCCGTCGACCACACACACGCCCGTACCGGCACCGCCGTCGCCGTCCGACGCCGACATGGCCGTCGCCGCGGTCAACGCGCCGGCTGCCGAGCAGCGCCCGCCGAAGCAGGAAACCGTCCAGGTGCGCTTCAACGTGCGCCCGTGGGGCGATGTGTACGTGAACGGCGCACGGCGCGGCGCGAGCCCGCCGCTGCGCTCGGTGTCGCTGACACCGGGCGTCTATCAGATCGAGATCCGCAACGGCTCGCTGCCGCCGTTGCACCGCACCGTGGCGATCGACTTCGGCAGCAAACCGGTCAGCATCGACTATGCATTCGAATGA
- a CDS encoding Hcp family type VI secretion system effector has product MGVAMFMKVDGVTGESADAQHKGWTDIESFTWGASQPGAMASGSGGNAGKASFNDLVVAAYMDKGAPAIVKNCASGKHLPKVEISACKTGGSQVEFMRVTLQEVLVTSAQVAGIDPGDAADRLMMHYGFQAAKVKKQYWQQNDNGGKGAEVSVGWNIKENTEM; this is encoded by the coding sequence ATGGGCGTGGCAATGTTTATGAAGGTGGACGGCGTGACCGGCGAATCGGCGGACGCGCAGCACAAGGGCTGGACCGACATCGAATCGTTCACGTGGGGCGCGAGCCAGCCGGGCGCGATGGCGAGCGGCAGCGGCGGCAACGCGGGCAAGGCGAGCTTCAACGATCTCGTCGTGGCCGCGTACATGGACAAGGGGGCGCCCGCGATCGTCAAGAACTGCGCGAGCGGCAAGCACTTGCCGAAGGTCGAGATCTCCGCGTGCAAGACCGGCGGCTCGCAGGTCGAGTTCATGCGGGTCACGCTGCAGGAAGTGCTCGTCACGTCCGCGCAGGTCGCGGGCATCGATCCCGGCGACGCGGCCGACCGGCTGATGATGCACTACGGCTTCCAGGCCGCGAAGGTGAAGAAGCAATACTGGCAGCAGAACGACAACGGCGGCAAGGGCGCCGAGGTGTCGGTCGGCTGGAACATCAAGGAAAACACCGAGATGTGA
- the tssE gene encoding type VI secretion system baseplate subunit TssE — MDDPDTRDGRHGGMRDRLQPALLDRLTDDAPRRTTDLPGAQWIGAERLRAAVLRDLAWLLNTRNAEDGFVDWAAFAHAQASVLNYGMRPLVGKPMSGVERMSVEASIRDAIVRFEPRIAPDSVEVRSIADAPGGRAGERRHNVLLFEIRGTLWSIPHPVEFVLRSDLDLETGAMSLQSRAGS, encoded by the coding sequence ATGGACGACCCGGACACCCGCGATGGCCGGCATGGCGGCATGCGCGACCGGCTGCAGCCCGCGCTGCTCGACCGGCTGACCGACGACGCGCCGCGGCGCACGACCGACCTGCCCGGCGCGCAATGGATCGGCGCCGAGCGCCTGCGTGCAGCCGTGCTGCGCGATCTCGCGTGGCTGCTCAACACGCGCAACGCCGAGGACGGCTTCGTCGACTGGGCGGCGTTCGCGCATGCGCAGGCGTCGGTGCTCAACTACGGGATGCGGCCGCTCGTCGGCAAGCCGATGTCGGGCGTCGAACGAATGTCGGTCGAGGCGTCGATTCGCGACGCGATCGTTCGCTTCGAGCCGCGCATCGCGCCCGACAGCGTCGAGGTGCGCAGCATCGCCGATGCGCCGGGCGGTCGCGCCGGCGAACGGCGTCACAACGTGCTGCTGTTCGAGATCCGCGGCACGCTGTGGTCGATCCCGCATCCGGTCGAATTCGTGCTGCGCTCCGATCTCGACCTGGAGACGGGCGCGATGTCGCTGCAGTCGAGGGCGGGGAGCTGA
- the tssB gene encoding type VI secretion system contractile sheath small subunit: MTDRTKAAGSGQKFIARNRAPRVQIEYDVETYGAERKVQLPFVMGVIADLAGKRAEPLPDLPERKFLEIDVDNFDERMKSVAPRVAFQVPNTLTGEGMLSVDVTFEQIDDFSPAAIARNVDALRRLLDARTELSNLLSYMDGKHGAEQLIERAINDPDLLKMLVREPRADATEPEARDE; this comes from the coding sequence ATGACGGACAGAACCAAGGCGGCGGGCAGCGGACAGAAGTTCATCGCGCGCAATCGGGCGCCGCGCGTGCAGATCGAGTACGACGTCGAGACCTACGGCGCCGAGCGCAAGGTGCAGCTGCCGTTCGTGATGGGCGTCATCGCGGACCTAGCGGGCAAGCGCGCCGAGCCGCTGCCGGATTTGCCCGAGCGCAAGTTCCTCGAGATCGACGTCGACAACTTCGACGAGCGGATGAAATCGGTCGCGCCGCGCGTCGCATTCCAGGTGCCGAACACGCTGACGGGCGAAGGGATGCTCAGCGTCGACGTGACGTTCGAGCAGATCGACGATTTCTCGCCGGCGGCGATCGCGCGCAACGTCGACGCGCTGCGCCGGCTGCTGGACGCGCGCACTGAGCTGTCGAACCTGCTGTCCTACATGGACGGCAAGCATGGCGCCGAACAGCTGATCGAGCGCGCGATCAACGATCCCGACCTGCTGAAGATGCTGGTGCGCGAACCGCGCGCCGATGCGACCGAACCGGAGGCCCGCGATGAATGA